A DNA window from Roseovarius sp. Pro17 contains the following coding sequences:
- a CDS encoding DeoR/GlpR family DNA-binding transcription regulator — protein sequence MDSAHPTHRQQEILDALRRAGGSLRVQRLATELDVSEETVRRNLKPLAEAGHVEKMHGGARLAEIGGEGDFQHRLRIAPEAKQRIARHVAAMIPDGGSVFLDVGSTTSYIADALRDHAGLLVVTNSVSVAYKLATRGGNRVYMAGGALRAHDGGAFGAEAMAFAGNFKTDLAVLSTAGITAQGGFMLFDLEEANFSRAIIKGAARRIVAADSAKFGRAAPIKLCNPALIDTLVTDTAPPADLAAAAAEWNTQIEVASV from the coding sequence ATGGACAGCGCCCATCCCACGCACCGACAGCAGGAAATTCTTGACGCGCTGCGTCGCGCGGGTGGTTCGCTGCGCGTACAGCGTCTGGCGACCGAGCTGGACGTCAGCGAGGAAACAGTGCGCCGCAACCTCAAGCCGTTGGCCGAGGCGGGCCATGTAGAAAAGATGCATGGCGGCGCGCGTCTGGCCGAGATCGGCGGCGAGGGCGACTTTCAGCACCGGCTGCGGATCGCACCTGAGGCCAAGCAGCGCATCGCGCGCCACGTCGCGGCGATGATCCCCGATGGCGGATCGGTCTTTCTGGATGTGGGCAGCACGACCAGCTACATCGCCGACGCGCTGCGCGATCACGCGGGGCTGCTGGTGGTGACCAATTCTGTTTCGGTCGCCTACAAGCTGGCGACGCGGGGCGGCAACCGCGTCTACATGGCAGGGGGCGCGCTGCGCGCCCATGACGGCGGCGCGTTCGGGGCCGAGGCGATGGCCTTTGCCGGTAATTTCAAGACGGATCTGGCGGTGTTGTCGACAGCAGGCATTACGGCGCAAGGCGGTTTTATGCTGTTCGACCTCGAAGAGGCGAATTTCAGCCGCGCGATCATCAAGGGCGCAGCACGGCGCATCGTGGCGGCGGATTCCGCCAAATTTGGCCGCGCGGCGCCGATCAAGCTTTGCAATCCGGCGTTGATCGACACACTGGTAACAGACACGGCCCCGCCCGCGGATCTGGCGGCGGCGGCGGCAGAGTGGAACACGCAGATAGAGGTGGCAAGCGTATGA
- a CDS encoding ABC transporter substrate-binding protein yields MKRIAISAAALATLAAPVLAEVESQDPIRLTTHDWTGQIVNATILKDVLEQAGYNIELVQADYIAQFAGLKTGDLHVAVEMWETTGREAMDEAIGTGNVVNMGEGGMIAIEEWWYPSYMEARCPGLPNWEALNDCAQEFATSETAPLGRYLGGPVTWGGFDEERVEALGLDFEVVHAGTDAALFAELESAYQREAPIVLWIYSPHWSTTKYDGKFVEFPEYSKACYEDPSVGINPDAAYDCGKPTGPIWKVAWAGVEDKWPGAAEIIRNYTLTNDEMGAMVTAIDLDGQSIEAVADQWMTDNADKVDGWIN; encoded by the coding sequence ATGAAACGCATCGCCATTTCCGCCGCCGCGCTGGCCACGCTCGCGGCGCCCGTCCTTGCCGAGGTCGAAAGTCAGGATCCGATCCGCCTGACAACGCATGACTGGACCGGCCAGATCGTCAACGCCACGATCCTCAAGGACGTGCTGGAGCAGGCAGGCTACAATATCGAACTGGTTCAAGCCGACTACATCGCCCAATTTGCGGGCCTCAAGACCGGCGATCTGCACGTCGCCGTCGAGATGTGGGAGACGACAGGCCGCGAGGCAATGGATGAGGCCATCGGCACTGGCAACGTCGTCAACATGGGCGAAGGCGGCATGATAGCCATCGAGGAATGGTGGTATCCCAGCTATATGGAGGCACGCTGCCCCGGCCTGCCAAACTGGGAGGCACTGAACGATTGCGCGCAGGAATTCGCCACGTCCGAGACGGCCCCGCTGGGTCGATACCTCGGCGGGCCGGTCACATGGGGCGGCTTTGACGAAGAACGCGTCGAGGCATTGGGCCTGGATTTCGAAGTGGTCCATGCTGGCACAGACGCCGCGCTATTCGCCGAACTTGAATCGGCCTACCAGCGCGAGGCGCCCATCGTCCTGTGGATCTATTCGCCGCACTGGTCGACCACCAAATACGACGGTAAATTCGTGGAATTCCCCGAATACTCCAAGGCTTGCTACGAGGATCCGAGCGTCGGCATAAACCCCGACGCCGCCTATGATTGCGGCAAGCCGACAGGACCGATCTGGAAGGTCGCTTGGGCGGGCGTCGAGGACAAGTGGCCCGGCGCGGCCGAGATCATCCGCAACTACACGCTGACCAATGACGAAATGGGCGCGATGGTTACCGCCATCGATCTGGACGGGCAGTCCATCGAGGCGGTCGCTGACCAATGGATGACCGACAACGCCGACAAGGTAGACGGCTGGATCAACTGA
- a CDS encoding ornithine decarboxylase, whose protein sequence is MHSMADYYSAVQLRADRWSSLREATAQMIRVDRGGASGGRPTKSGAKQIEELLDQLAPIETFWAFPGTAAFDVLRRHFDAGHYSELAFTVQRITRALTSGAYRRRQIPLDRDGTEADDHDDEAMQSLEARALSKPYFEVMVVDNLNEHQERWLKSNFQRMRRPEDPFHYEPVVVPSLQDALMGVLFNHNIQAIVVRPGLTLHSKMVLPILERYLNRAGGIAALEELDPSNYGPELCRLIARVRPELDAYLITDRSAEDIAGLDLGICRRVFYNQEDFLELHLNIIRGVQARYKTPFFTALVEYSKQPTGVFHAMPISRGKSINRSHWIQDMGAFYGPNIFMAETSATSGGLDSLLEPHGPIKEAQRLASRAFGSKQTYFATNGTSTCNKIVVQALVRPGDLVLVDRDCHKSHHYGMVLAGAQVCYLDSYPLNEYSMYGAVPLKDIKAQLLQLKAAGKLDRVRMLLLTNCTFDGIVYNVERVMQECLAIKPDLVFLWDEAWFAFARFGPTYRQRTAMNAANNLRERFRSEAHAKAYEAQQELLKDADDETLINTRLVPPPNSRVRVYATQSTHKTLTSLRQGSMIHVNDQDFKGEVEASFHEAYMTHTSTSPNYQIIASLDVGRRQVELEGFEFVQRQVEAAMSMRRAISTHPLLQKYFKVLTAGDMIPEEHRESGVSSYYDSDQGWTDMWECWENDEFVLDATRVTLSVGGTGWDGDTFKTEILMDKYGIQINKTSRNTVLFMTNIGTTRSSVAYLIEVLVEIARELDELQDDASMMERRGFQKRVSNLMDDLPPLPDFSRFHDAFRSGSETPEGDIRSAFFLSYDEKNCDYLELDGSIHDAMKSGEDIVSSQFIIPYPPGFPILVPGQVVSDEILSFMRALDVSEIHGYRGDLGLRVFTQDALKRAGKANTARLKLNDARAKL, encoded by the coding sequence ATGCATTCGATGGCAGACTATTATTCGGCGGTCCAACTCAGGGCCGACCGGTGGAGTTCGCTTCGCGAAGCCACGGCTCAAATGATCCGGGTCGACAGGGGCGGCGCATCGGGAGGCCGCCCAACGAAAAGCGGGGCGAAACAGATCGAGGAGCTGCTCGATCAACTGGCCCCGATCGAGACGTTCTGGGCCTTTCCCGGCACTGCCGCATTCGACGTGCTGCGCCGTCACTTTGACGCCGGCCACTACAGCGAGCTGGCCTTTACCGTGCAGCGCATCACCCGCGCACTGACCAGCGGCGCGTATCGGCGCCGCCAAATCCCGCTGGACCGCGACGGCACCGAGGCCGATGATCACGACGACGAGGCGATGCAATCGCTGGAGGCGCGCGCGCTGAGCAAGCCCTATTTCGAGGTCATGGTGGTCGATAACCTGAACGAACATCAGGAGCGCTGGCTCAAGAGTAATTTCCAGCGGATGCGCCGCCCCGAAGACCCCTTCCACTACGAGCCGGTCGTCGTGCCCAGCCTTCAGGACGCGCTGATGGGCGTACTTTTCAATCACAACATTCAGGCCATCGTGGTGCGCCCCGGCCTCACGCTGCACTCAAAAATGGTGCTGCCTATACTTGAACGGTATCTCAACCGTGCAGGCGGCATAGCGGCGCTGGAAGAGCTGGACCCCAGCAACTACGGCCCCGAACTGTGCCGCTTGATCGCCCGCGTGCGCCCCGAGCTGGACGCATACCTGATTACCGACCGCTCGGCCGAGGATATCGCGGGGCTGGATCTGGGGATTTGTCGCCGCGTTTTCTATAATCAGGAGGATTTCCTCGAACTGCACCTGAACATTATTAGGGGCGTGCAGGCGCGCTATAAAACACCGTTCTTTACCGCGCTGGTCGAGTATTCCAAGCAGCCAACGGGCGTTTTCCACGCGATGCCGATCAGCCGAGGTAAGTCGATTAACCGCAGTCACTGGATTCAGGACATGGGTGCGTTTTACGGGCCTAACATCTTTATGGCCGAAACCTCTGCCACCTCTGGCGGCCTAGACAGCCTGCTAGAGCCGCACGGCCCCATCAAAGAGGCGCAGCGCCTTGCCAGCCGTGCGTTTGGATCAAAACAGACGTATTTCGCCACCAACGGCACCTCGACCTGCAACAAGATCGTCGTCCAAGCCCTTGTTCGGCCCGGAGATCTCGTTCTGGTCGACCGCGATTGCCACAAGTCGCACCATTACGGCATGGTGCTGGCCGGTGCGCAGGTCTGCTACCTCGATAGCTATCCGCTGAACGAATATTCGATGTATGGCGCGGTCCCTCTCAAGGACATCAAGGCGCAGCTGCTGCAGCTAAAAGCAGCCGGCAAGCTGGACCGCGTGCGCATGCTATTGCTGACCAACTGCACATTCGACGGTATTGTCTATAACGTCGAGCGGGTCATGCAGGAATGTCTGGCGATCAAGCCGGACCTTGTGTTCCTGTGGGACGAGGCGTGGTTCGCCTTTGCCCGCTTTGGCCCCACATACCGCCAGCGCACCGCGATGAACGCTGCAAACAACCTGCGCGAACGGTTCCGCAGCGAAGCGCACGCCAAGGCCTACGAGGCCCAACAGGAGCTGCTGAAGGATGCCGACGACGAGACGTTGATTAACACGCGTCTGGTGCCTCCGCCCAACTCTCGCGTGCGCGTCTATGCCACGCAATCGACGCACAAAACGCTGACGTCGCTGCGCCAGGGATCGATGATCCACGTAAACGATCAGGACTTCAAAGGCGAGGTAGAGGCGTCGTTTCACGAGGCCTACATGACCCACACGTCGACCTCACCCAACTACCAGATCATCGCATCGCTGGACGTGGGGCGTCGTCAGGTCGAACTGGAAGGGTTTGAGTTCGTGCAGCGGCAGGTCGAGGCGGCCATGTCGATGCGCCGCGCGATATCGACCCATCCGCTCTTGCAGAAATATTTCAAGGTTCTGACCGCAGGCGACATGATCCCCGAAGAACACCGCGAAAGCGGCGTCAGCAGCTACTACGATTCCGATCAGGGCTGGACCGATATGTGGGAGTGTTGGGAAAACGACGAATTCGTGCTGGACGCAACGCGCGTGACCCTTTCGGTCGGCGGAACCGGCTGGGACGGCGACACGTTCAAGACCGAAATCCTGATGGATAAATACGGCATCCAGATCAACAAAACGTCGCGCAATACGGTCCTGTTCATGACCAATATCGGCACGACGCGATCCTCGGTCGCCTACCTCATCGAAGTGCTGGTCGAAATCGCGCGCGAACTGGACGAATTGCAGGACGACGCCTCGATGATGGAGCGGCGCGGGTTTCAAAAGCGTGTGTCGAACCTGATGGACGACCTGCCCCCCCTGCCCGATTTCTCGCGTTTCCATGATGCGTTCCGCTCGGGCAGCGAGACGCCAGAGGGCGACATCCGCTCGGCCTTTTTCCTCAGCTACGACGAAAAGAACTGCGACTACCTCGAACTTGACGGCTCGATCCACGACGCGATGAAGAGCGGCGAGGATATCGTATCGTCGCAATTCATCATCCCCTACCCGCCCGGCTTTCCCATTCTGGTGCCGGGACAGGTGGTCAGCGACGAGATCCTGTCATTCATGCGCGCGCTGGATGTGAGCGAAATCCACGGCTATCGCGGCGATCTGGGCCTACGCGTGTTCACGCAAGACGCGCTGAAACGCGCAGGCAAGGCCAACACAGCGCGCTTGAAACTGAACGACGCGCGCGCAAAGCTCTAG
- a CDS encoding GlxA family transcriptional regulator produces the protein MTYSDYIPKGAASFRIARVEAPRMFDFVLLPKLTMLALSAAIEPLRVANQISQQELYRWRTMTPAGAPVRCSNNISIVADAPLGPPERGARVFVCSGVEPAETLDTGVTHWAARQAAHGVPVGAICTGAFTLAKAGLLGGRTFTLHWENQPSFVEAYPDLVPTPNLYEVDRDLMTAAGGSASTDLMLSVIEADFGHDFALVVSDMCLHGRSHSDHAPQKTARSAVIGSRNRHLIAAMRLMHLHLEEPLRVEEIAQQTGISKRQLERSFSQHTGLSPRRYYTDMRLARAYSLLSETDLPIAEISAATGFGGTSAFARAFRAKFDVAPGKFRKRW, from the coding sequence ATGACGTATTCCGACTACATCCCCAAGGGCGCGGCCAGTTTTCGCATCGCGCGCGTCGAAGCGCCGCGGATGTTTGATTTCGTGCTGCTGCCCAAGCTGACGATGCTGGCGTTGTCGGCGGCGATCGAGCCTTTGCGCGTGGCCAATCAGATCTCGCAGCAGGAGCTGTATCGTTGGCGCACGATGACGCCGGCTGGCGCGCCCGTGCGCTGTTCGAACAACATTTCCATCGTGGCTGATGCGCCGCTGGGGCCGCCTGAGCGGGGGGCGCGCGTGTTCGTCTGCTCGGGCGTCGAACCTGCCGAGACGCTGGACACCGGCGTCACGCATTGGGCCGCGCGGCAGGCAGCGCATGGCGTGCCGGTGGGCGCGATCTGCACCGGGGCGTTCACGCTGGCCAAGGCCGGTCTGCTGGGGGGGCGGACTTTTACGCTGCACTGGGAAAACCAGCCCTCTTTTGTCGAGGCTTATCCCGACCTTGTGCCGACGCCGAACCTATATGAGGTGGACCGCGACCTGATGACGGCGGCGGGCGGATCCGCGTCGACCGACCTGATGCTGAGCGTGATCGAGGCTGATTTCGGCCACGATTTCGCGCTGGTCGTGTCGGATATGTGCCTGCACGGGCGCAGTCATTCGGACCATGCGCCCCAGAAAACCGCCCGCTCGGCGGTTATCGGCAGCCGCAATCGGCACCTGATCGCCGCGATGCGCCTGATGCACTTGCACCTCGAAGAACCGCTGAGAGTCGAAGAGATCGCGCAACAGACCGGCATCTCGAAACGCCAGCTTGAGCGCAGCTTTTCCCAGCATACCGGCCTCAGCCCGCGGCGCTATTATACCGACATGCGCCTCGCGCGGGCCTATTCGCTGCTGAGCGAGACGGATCTGCCCATTGCCGAGATCTCTGCCGCGACCGGCTTTGGCGGAACATCGGCCTTTGCGCGGGCGTTCCGCGCCAAGTTTGACGTGGCGCCAGGGAAGTTTCGCAAGAGGTGGTGA
- a CDS encoding betaine/proline/choline family ABC transporter ATP-binding protein: MPRARKLLCRNVWKLYGPDAGNFLNKHPDPDDATLRDAAMIGAVRAADVEICEGEIFVIMGLSGSGKSTLVRCLSRLVEPTGGEIEFDGEDLLAMSSAQLTQLRRRKIGMVFQNFALLPHLSVLQNVAFPLDVQGVDRRTREARANEMIETVGLKGREDYFPRQLSGGQQQRVGIARSLVGEPEIWFLDEPFSALDPLIRREMQDEFMRLQGLLKKTIVFITHDFDEAIRLADRIAVMKDGHIVQTATPEELVLNPATDYVAEFTKHIPRGKVLSVGAIMARLTNGTYAGDLEASQRVADVADQVEAAQRPFRVMRDGEAVGSVDAAAVIDVLIGRARA, encoded by the coding sequence ATGCCCCGCGCGCGTAAACTGCTCTGCCGCAATGTCTGGAAGCTATACGGCCCGGATGCTGGCAACTTCCTGAACAAGCACCCTGATCCTGATGACGCCACTCTGCGCGATGCGGCCATGATTGGCGCCGTGCGCGCCGCCGATGTCGAAATCTGCGAGGGCGAGATTTTTGTCATCATGGGTTTGTCGGGGTCCGGTAAGTCCACGCTGGTGCGGTGTCTGTCGCGCCTCGTCGAGCCGACGGGTGGCGAGATTGAATTTGACGGCGAGGATTTGCTGGCGATGAGCAGCGCACAGCTAACGCAATTGAGGCGGCGCAAGATCGGGATGGTGTTCCAGAACTTTGCCCTGCTGCCGCATCTGAGCGTTCTGCAGAACGTCGCCTTTCCGCTGGATGTGCAGGGTGTTGACCGCCGCACCCGCGAGGCGCGCGCGAATGAGATGATCGAGACGGTCGGCCTGAAAGGGCGCGAGGACTATTTTCCCCGCCAATTGTCGGGCGGTCAGCAGCAACGCGTCGGCATCGCTCGCAGCCTCGTGGGCGAGCCTGAAATCTGGTTTCTCGACGAGCCTTTCAGCGCGCTCGACCCGCTTATACGGCGCGAGATGCAGGACGAATTCATGCGCCTTCAGGGGCTGCTCAAGAAAACGATTGTCTTTATCACGCACGATTTCGATGAGGCGATCCGCCTTGCTGACCGGATTGCGGTGATGAAAGATGGGCACATCGTGCAGACCGCCACGCCCGAGGAATTGGTGTTGAACCCCGCCACAGACTACGTCGCGGAATTCACCAAGCACATCCCGCGCGGCAAGGTGCTAAGCGTGGGCGCGATCATGGCGCGCCTCACGAACGGCACCTATGCCGGCGATCTGGAGGCATCCCAAAGGGTCGCGGATGTCGCAGATCAGGTCGAGGCGGCCCAGCGCCCCTTTCGCGTGATGAGGGATGGCGAGGCTGTCGGCAGCGTTGATGCCGCCGCCGTCATCGACGTTCTGATTGGTCGGGCCCGCGCATGA
- a CDS encoding inositol monophosphatase family protein, which produces MSLIEIAAIAARIAEDASAVPMRHFRQSDLGIETKDDVDSSPVTIADRATEEAIRAALSAEFPGHGIFGEEFGIAGSLDGPAWIIDPIDGTRFFLTGYPGFGMLIGHLRAGVPQIGIVRMPALNETFVGIRGGGATLNGAPIAVRATTRLEDARLYINEAERTHVHDPALFARLCKIGHTRRMSHDCYPHALVAAGQIDAVTDIGLEPYDFMPLVPLIEAAGGIITDWEGRPLALGSDGRVVTAATPALHAALLDVLNG; this is translated from the coding sequence ATGAGTTTGATTGAGATTGCGGCCATCGCCGCGCGCATCGCAGAGGATGCCAGTGCCGTTCCGATGCGCCATTTCCGCCAGTCCGACCTCGGGATCGAGACCAAGGACGACGTCGATTCCAGCCCCGTCACAATCGCTGACCGCGCCACCGAAGAGGCGATCCGCGCGGCACTGAGCGCCGAATTTCCCGGCCACGGCATTTTTGGCGAAGAGTTTGGCATCGCAGGATCGCTGGACGGCCCCGCCTGGATCATCGACCCGATCGACGGCACGCGGTTCTTTCTGACGGGCTATCCCGGTTTTGGGATGCTGATCGGGCATTTGCGGGCAGGTGTGCCGCAGATCGGTATCGTGCGGATGCCTGCGCTGAATGAAACATTTGTCGGCATTCGGGGCGGTGGCGCAACGTTGAACGGCGCGCCGATTGCGGTGCGCGCCACCACGCGGCTAGAGGATGCGCGCCTATATATCAACGAGGCCGAGCGCACGCATGTGCATGATCCGGCGCTATTCGCGCGGCTGTGCAAAATTGGTCACACGCGGCGCATGTCCCACGATTGCTATCCTCACGCGCTGGTCGCAGCGGGACAGATTGATGCGGTGACAGATATCGGCCTTGAGCCTTACGATTTCATGCCGCTCGTTCCGCTGATCGAGGCGGCTGGCGGGATCATCACGGATTGGGAGGGGCGACCGCTGGCCCTCGGTTCGGACGGGCGGGTCGTCACGGCGGCGACGCCTGCTCTGCACGCGGCGCTCTTGGACGTGCTGAACGGCTGA
- a CDS encoding C45 family peptidase: MELNWRAISEDEPGPKWAGLFHEYWPDYHRWWAREGPEARPGFLDSHKALRAHMPELLPLYDQLCELAGGTDHAARFLSFYCPPPYLSSCSQAIWPGAEPVLVRNYDYSPKAFDSLTLRTNWQGRAVMGTSDGLWGLVDGINDAGLAVSLTFGGRRVVGDGFGVPLILRYVLQTCETAAEAGRVLARVPTHMSYNVTVVDAQRKFLTALMAPDRKTTITHQAVATNHQERVEWASHARFTATVERERYLLQRLTLHVDPEEKFINAFLRPPLYSSRFDEGFGTLYTAVYRPQRLQMEMCWPRARWPLNLHDFHEDTRVIYTPEGSPSAAE, encoded by the coding sequence ATGGAACTGAATTGGCGCGCAATCTCCGAGGATGAACCCGGCCCGAAATGGGCCGGGCTTTTCCATGAATACTGGCCCGACTACCATCGCTGGTGGGCGCGCGAGGGGCCCGAGGCGCGGCCCGGCTTTCTGGACAGTCACAAGGCGCTGCGCGCGCATATGCCGGAATTACTGCCGCTCTACGATCAGCTCTGCGAACTGGCGGGCGGCACGGACCACGCTGCGCGCTTTCTCAGCTTTTATTGCCCGCCCCCCTACCTATCGTCATGTTCACAGGCGATCTGGCCGGGGGCCGAGCCTGTTCTGGTGCGCAATTACGACTACTCGCCCAAGGCGTTCGACAGCCTGACCCTGCGCACCAATTGGCAGGGCCGCGCCGTCATGGGCACGTCCGACGGGCTCTGGGGGCTGGTCGACGGGATCAATGATGCGGGCCTCGCCGTCTCCCTGACATTCGGCGGCCGGCGGGTGGTTGGCGACGGCTTCGGCGTGCCGCTGATCCTGCGCTACGTACTGCAAACATGTGAGACGGCCGCCGAGGCGGGCCGCGTTCTGGCCCGCGTGCCGACCCATATGAGTTACAACGTCACCGTGGTCGATGCTCAGCGCAAATTCCTGACCGCGCTAATGGCCCCCGACCGCAAGACCACCATCACCCATCAGGCGGTCGCCACCAACCATCAGGAGCGGGTCGAGTGGGCCAGCCACGCGCGGTTCACAGCGACGGTCGAGCGCGAGCGCTATCTGCTGCAACGTCTGACCCTGCATGTCGATCCCGAAGAGAAATTCATCAACGCCTTCCTGCGCCCACCGCTTTATTCATCGCGCTTCGACGAGGGGTTCGGCACGCTCTATACGGCGGTCTATCGCCCGCAGAGGCTACAGATGGAGATGTGCTGGCCCCGCGCCCGCTGGCCGCTGAACCTGCATGATTTTCACGAGGACACGCGCGTGATTTATACGCCCGAGGGATCGCCTTCGGCAGCGGAATAG
- a CDS encoding biotin carboxylase, with the protein MSAELKNISEIRRHFHRNEDPIYFISATNFNLLGLDEWCKNFKFISYIDCYGGKHPNTFVPSEQPHAEFQSIEDINNYLLQHKEVIDLIKRRGGKPKFVFLMFDAETERLSKELGADVWFPKAKLRQKMDNKIETVRIGNKAGVPSVPNTLSVVENYEHLKEICDKAGLGHDLVLQSAYGDSGHTTFFIKSEADFRRHEHEIVGEGEIKIMKRIDCRGSAIEACATKEGTIVGPLMTELVGFKELTPYRGGWCGNEIFATAFPPKVRQKARELTFKFGEQLRKEGYRGYFELDFLIDKKTGDIWLGELNPRITGCSSMTNHAAFAHADAPLFLFHLLEFSKKKFKLDVDELNSRWADPKMIDSWSQMVIKHTEDTVDIATAVPETGIYRMRDDGSIDFNRFDYHRRAVGSENEAFFLRILQPGDYRYEGADIGILVTRGRSMTNGFKLNERGKRWIHGIKKGVHGRPMPTAEAGPALADPAFKIM; encoded by the coding sequence ATGTCCGCAGAGCTCAAGAATATCTCGGAAATCCGTCGCCACTTTCACCGCAACGAGGATCCGATCTATTTCATATCGGCCACCAATTTCAACCTGCTGGGCCTTGATGAATGGTGCAAGAATTTCAAGTTTATCAGCTATATAGACTGCTATGGCGGCAAGCATCCGAACACGTTTGTCCCGTCCGAGCAGCCTCATGCCGAATTCCAGTCGATTGAGGACATCAACAACTATCTGCTGCAGCACAAGGAGGTCATCGACCTCATCAAACGGCGTGGCGGCAAGCCGAAATTCGTGTTCCTGATGTTTGACGCCGAAACTGAGCGGCTGAGCAAGGAACTGGGCGCCGACGTCTGGTTCCCCAAAGCCAAGCTGCGCCAAAAGATGGACAATAAGATCGAGACGGTCCGCATCGGCAACAAGGCGGGTGTGCCGTCTGTGCCCAACACGCTGAGCGTCGTCGAGAACTACGAGCATCTGAAAGAGATTTGCGACAAAGCCGGCCTCGGCCACGATCTGGTGCTGCAATCGGCCTATGGCGATAGTGGCCACACCACGTTTTTCATCAAGTCCGAGGCCGATTTCCGCCGCCACGAGCACGAGATCGTCGGCGAGGGCGAGATCAAGATCATGAAGCGGATCGATTGCCGCGGTTCCGCAATTGAGGCCTGCGCCACCAAGGAGGGCACCATCGTCGGCCCGCTGATGACCGAGCTTGTTGGCTTCAAAGAACTAACCCCCTATCGCGGCGGCTGGTGCGGGAACGAGATCTTTGCGACAGCCTTCCCACCCAAAGTGCGCCAGAAGGCCCGTGAACTGACCTTCAAATTCGGCGAGCAACTGCGCAAGGAGGGATATCGCGGCTATTTTGAGCTGGATTTCCTGATTGACAAGAAAACCGGTGATATCTGGCTGGGCGAACTGAACCCGCGCATCACCGGCTGTTCGTCGATGACGAATCACGCGGCATTCGCCCATGCCGACGCGCCATTGTTCCTCTTCCACCTGCTGGAATTCTCGAAAAAGAAATTCAAGCTGGACGTGGACGAACTGAACAGCCGTTGGGCCGATCCCAAGATGATCGACTCGTGGTCGCAGATGGTCATCAAACATACCGAAGATACCGTCGACATCGCGACCGCAGTGCCCGAAACTGGCATCTACCGGATGCGCGACGATGGCAGCATCGACTTTAACCGGTTTGATTATCACCGCCGCGCGGTTGGGTCCGAGAATGAGGCATTCTTTCTGCGCATTCTGCAACCCGGCGATTATCGCTATGAGGGGGCCGATATTGGCATTCTGGTGACGCGCGGACGCTCGATGACCAACGGATTCAAGCTGAACGAGCGTGGCAAGCGCTGGATTCATGGCATCAAAAAGGGCGTTCACGGGCGTCCCATGCCCACAGCCGAGGCAGGACCGGCCCTTGCCGATCCGGCCTTCAAGATCATGTAG